A region from the Gossypium hirsutum isolate 1008001.06 chromosome A08, Gossypium_hirsutum_v2.1, whole genome shotgun sequence genome encodes:
- the LOC121203497 gene encoding uncharacterized protein: MASFIFRVLLTLVLSDLCYRVNGNANFKDVEEKLKQLNKPAVKTIQSEDGDIIDCVDIYKQPAFDHPALKNHVIQMKPSFDLKEEKMSSKNEPAELAVFQTWQRSGNCPEGTVPIRRIRREDLLRAKSVQQFGRNLMNCAATLVTLGYNYIGAKGTFNIWNPNVEAQDEYTTAQIWLKAGPGDNFESIESGWTVNPQLYGDKRTRLFVHWTKDSYKTTGCFDMTCSGFVQTSSQHVLGGSIGPVSTEFGKQYYLRFGIYMDPNTANWWLEIGKDIPVGYWPASTLMFYFNHSSTMVEWGGQVYSSNVKKKPHTKTGMGSGKFATGLKGNACSMDNIAIVDFSMQLKYPQWVGTWADEQYCYTALNYQEGYGKLPIFYFGGPGQNYNCP; this comes from the exons ATGGCAagttttatttttagggttttattgaCTCTGGTTTTGTCAGATTTGTGTTATAGAGTAAATGGAAATGCGAATTTTAAAGATGTTGAAGAGAAATTAAAGCAGCTTAACAAGCCTGCAGTGAAGACCATACAG AGTGAAGATGGGGATATTATCGATTGCGTCGATATCTACAAACAGCCTGCTTTTGATCACCCTGCGTTAAAGAATCATGTTATTCAG ATGAAACCCAGTTTCGATTTGAAAGAGGAGAAAATGAGCTCCAAAAACGAGCCTGCAGAGCTAGCAGTGTTTCAAACATGGCAAAGAAGTGGAAATTGTCCGGAAGGAACCGTCCCCATTCGAAGGATTCGAAGAGAGGATTTATTGAGAGCGAAATCTGTCCAACAGTTCGGAAGAAACCTCATGAA TTGT gCAGCAACTCTTGTTACACTTGGATACAATTACATAGGAGCTAAAGGAACCTTCAATATTTGGAATCCGAATGTTGAAGCTCAAGATGAATACACTACAGCTCAAATATGGCTTAAAGCTGGCCCTGGCGATAATTTTGAAAGCATAGAATCGGGATGGACG GTAAACCCACAATTATATGGTGACAAAAGGACCAGATTATTTGTACATTGGACT AAAGATTCATACAAGACAACAGGTTGCTTTGACATGACTTGCAGTGGCTTTGTTCAAACAAGTTCCCAACATGTACTTGGTGGATCCATCGGGCCTGTCTCTACTGAGTTTGGAAAACAATATTATCTCAGATTTGGCATTTATATG GATCCGAACACAGCCAATTGGTGGCTAGAAATTGGGAAAGATATACCAGTTGGTTATTGGCCAGCATCAACCCTAATGTTTTACTTCAATCATAGTTCAACAATGGTTGAATGGGGTGGACAAGTTTATAGCTCAAATGTGAAGAAAAAGCCACACACAAAGACTGGTATGGGAAGTGGTAAATTTGCTACTGGTCTAAAAGGGAATGCATGTTCGATGGATAATATTGCCATTGTTGATTTCTCAATGCAACTCAAGTATCCACAGTGGGTAGGCACTTGGGCTGATGAACAGTATTGCTACACTGCTTTAAATTATCAAGAAGGATATGGAAAATTACCAATTTTTTACTTTGGAGGACCTGGTCAGAATTATAATTGTCCTTAA